A window from Leptospira meyeri encodes these proteins:
- a CDS encoding S41 family peptidase: protein MKVSERLIWGAVTFCLVAVVFLSSAEKAKAISTDGEKYLQILHEVVSYIENDYVDPQEEKKIYTGAILGALQSLGDPHTRFLDTDEFGELQNETKGSFGGIGVEISFQENAFIIVAPIEGTPAWKAGLQPQDKIIEINGKSTKSVSLSESIAMMRGEVGSSISMKIERKGIKDPFVVNLVRELIQIRYVRSHYLPETETGYIKLVQFMGKETTTKEFASAVTAMKEAGAKKLVIDLRMNPGGLLDLAIDLADLFLPPDADIVSVKGRGGVLVKSYKADKKEKKFLDIPIAILVNGGSASASEILAGALKDNKRAVVVGTQSFGKGSVQSIFPLSGGTAVAITIQKYYTPSGISIHGKGITPDYVVNPIAASEDEKYALEKLYKKNLIRPFLETHTEFNEATLNDFSEILKKENLNISDSVTRIFLFNEMRVGSSNTKPRLDLDTQLAEAIRILK, encoded by the coding sequence ATCAAAGTTTCGGAACGCCTAATTTGGGGAGCCGTTACCTTCTGTTTGGTGGCGGTTGTTTTTTTGAGTAGTGCTGAAAAAGCAAAAGCCATATCCACCGATGGAGAGAAATACTTACAGATTTTGCATGAAGTCGTTTCTTATATTGAAAACGATTATGTGGACCCACAAGAAGAGAAAAAAATCTATACTGGGGCAATACTTGGGGCCTTACAGAGTTTAGGTGATCCACATACACGGTTTTTGGACACAGATGAATTTGGTGAATTACAAAATGAAACCAAAGGTAGTTTTGGAGGAATTGGTGTTGAGATTAGTTTTCAAGAAAACGCATTTATCATCGTGGCACCAATTGAAGGGACACCTGCTTGGAAGGCCGGACTCCAACCCCAGGATAAAATCATAGAAATCAACGGAAAAAGTACGAAGTCAGTTTCACTATCGGAATCAATTGCGATGATGCGTGGGGAGGTTGGTTCTTCTATTTCTATGAAGATTGAGAGAAAAGGAATCAAAGATCCTTTTGTGGTCAATTTGGTTCGAGAGCTCATTCAAATTCGATACGTCAGGTCACATTACCTTCCCGAAACAGAAACTGGTTATATCAAACTGGTTCAGTTTATGGGCAAAGAAACTACAACTAAAGAATTTGCTTCAGCTGTGACTGCTATGAAAGAAGCAGGAGCCAAAAAACTGGTGATTGATCTCCGTATGAATCCTGGTGGCCTTTTGGATTTAGCCATTGATCTTGCCGATCTGTTTTTACCACCGGATGCGGACATTGTGTCCGTAAAAGGACGAGGTGGAGTTCTTGTAAAAAGTTATAAAGCGGATAAAAAAGAAAAAAAGTTTTTAGATATCCCAATCGCTATTTTGGTGAATGGGGGCTCGGCTAGTGCTTCAGAGATTTTAGCAGGAGCCTTAAAAGATAACAAACGTGCTGTCGTGGTTGGTACCCAAAGTTTTGGGAAGGGGAGTGTTCAGTCTATTTTTCCTCTTTCGGGAGGAACCGCAGTTGCCATTACCATTCAAAAATATTACACACCTTCTGGAATTTCTATTCATGGAAAAGGAATCACTCCTGATTATGTTGTGAATCCGATTGCCGCAAGTGAAGATGAAAAATATGCTTTGGAAAAATTGTACAAGAAAAATTTAATTCGTCCATTTTTAGAAACACATACGGAATTCAACGAAGCCACCCTTAATGATTTTTCTGAGATTTTAAAAAAGGAAAATTTAAACATCTCGGATTCCGTCACTCGTATCTTTCTCTTTAATGAAATGAGAGTTGGTTCATCTAATACGAAACCAAGATTGGATTTGGACACCCAACTAGCCGAAGCCATTCGTATTTTGAAATAA
- a CDS encoding LA_1448 family UV-C exposure upregulated protein, with protein MTKVWLGMSLEGMSKHLFFLSNLLILFLIFSCAPKKQDISAYDLKRVLERFAQNRVQTGLMADTKRPTPTDMALFEEACEVYRLSIPEAKEMLKKENKDLYESIYGNE; from the coding sequence TTGACCAAAGTTTGGTTGGGCATGAGTTTAGAAGGGATGTCGAAACATCTCTTCTTTCTTTCCAATCTTCTCATTTTATTCCTTATCTTTTCTTGCGCCCCCAAAAAACAAGATATCTCTGCGTATGACCTGAAACGTGTTTTGGAACGATTTGCTCAAAACAGAGTCCAGACGGGACTGATGGCAGATACCAAACGACCTACACCAACCGATATGGCTCTTTTTGAAGAAGCATGTGAGGTGTACCGGTTATCCATCCCTGAAGCAAAAGAAATGTTAAAAAAAGAAAACAAAGACCTATACGAGTCAATTTATGGAAATGAATAA
- the lexA gene encoding transcriptional repressor LexA, whose product MKDLTEKQEQVLQYISDTVREKGFPPTIREMGDQFGITAKGAYDHLKAIEKKGYIRTSKNQSRAIELLKGNAEEALLVRASGIPLLGQVAAGSPILAEENIEEYIAVPDGMAAKPGTFALRVKGDSMVEAGISDGDIAIIQKKDTARNGEIVVAMIENEATLKVFYKETDMIRLEPRNAKLKPIRTKKATIIGKLIGLYRIY is encoded by the coding sequence ATGAAAGATCTCACGGAAAAACAAGAACAAGTCCTACAATATATTTCGGACACAGTCCGCGAGAAGGGCTTCCCTCCAACCATTCGTGAAATGGGCGACCAATTTGGAATCACTGCAAAGGGCGCCTACGATCATCTCAAGGCCATTGAAAAAAAAGGGTACATTCGGACTTCCAAAAACCAAAGTCGCGCCATTGAACTTTTAAAAGGAAATGCGGAAGAGGCGCTCCTCGTCCGAGCCTCCGGAATTCCACTCCTTGGCCAAGTTGCTGCTGGTTCTCCCATCCTTGCAGAAGAAAACATTGAGGAATACATCGCAGTTCCAGATGGAATGGCTGCAAAACCTGGTACCTTTGCTCTTCGGGTCAAAGGAGACTCTATGGTAGAAGCGGGGATTAGCGACGGAGACATTGCCATCATCCAAAAAAAAGATACAGCAAGGAATGGCGAAATTGTAGTCGCAATGATCGAAAACGAGGCCACTCTCAAGGTCTTTTATAAAGAAACAGATATGATTCGTTTAGAACCAAGAAATGCAAAGTTAAAACCCATTCGTACCAAAAAGGCTACGATAATTGGAAAACTAATCGGTCTTTATCGTATTTACTGA
- a CDS encoding efflux RND transporter periplasmic adaptor subunit, translating into MKTEFNFKNIRSLSILVLVGSLTYFGYTKFFGSGKKTEALTEDKSKFIISQEIQKNHPFSVVYLEEKALEEELQLPGTVSYDMNSVAKVGSRVSGRIVQVFVKEGEHVKKSTALASIQSVELGTTEANYLKARARLEALKVQADRAKDLYERKVTSAKEYEMSLMDYKSVKAEMETSRNALENLGLNEVEIANLEAGKYNSKNLYIRTPISGTVTEREAIIGQAVNARDNLFTVADLSVLWINLEVYEKDLASIRMGNEAKVIPIGSKDDSLKAVVSHVGDVIDPIKKTAEIRLEVRNSKGKLRPGQSVTATVVGAMVESSVNKAKVIPADCIHKIEGENFIFVRNSDGSFSAKKVGVGKMYDHWVEITNGVESGEAIVEEGSFVLKSEYLKL; encoded by the coding sequence ATGAAAACAGAATTCAATTTTAAAAATATTCGCTCTTTGAGTATACTAGTGCTCGTTGGAAGTTTGACTTACTTTGGATATACCAAGTTCTTTGGATCTGGTAAAAAAACAGAAGCATTAACCGAAGATAAATCAAAGTTCATTATCTCCCAGGAAATTCAAAAAAACCATCCATTCTCCGTTGTTTATCTTGAAGAGAAAGCTTTGGAAGAAGAACTACAACTTCCGGGAACTGTATCCTATGATATGAACAGTGTAGCAAAGGTTGGTTCTCGTGTTAGTGGACGAATCGTACAGGTGTTTGTGAAAGAAGGAGAACATGTAAAAAAAAGCACTGCTCTTGCATCTATTCAATCTGTAGAACTGGGAACCACAGAAGCAAATTATCTAAAAGCAAGGGCAAGGCTTGAGGCATTAAAGGTGCAAGCAGACCGAGCCAAAGATCTATATGAAAGAAAAGTAACATCTGCAAAAGAATATGAGATGTCCTTAATGGATTACAAATCAGTGAAAGCAGAAATGGAGACATCTCGAAACGCACTTGAAAATCTAGGTCTCAATGAAGTCGAAATTGCAAATTTAGAAGCAGGAAAATATAATTCTAAAAATCTATACATACGAACTCCAATTTCGGGAACAGTAACCGAAAGGGAAGCGATCATTGGTCAGGCGGTAAATGCTCGTGATAATCTTTTTACAGTGGCGGACTTAAGTGTCCTTTGGATCAACTTGGAAGTTTATGAAAAGGATTTAGCATCCATTCGAATGGGAAACGAAGCAAAGGTAATCCCGATTGGATCTAAAGATGACTCCTTAAAAGCGGTGGTATCACATGTGGGTGATGTGATTGATCCAATTAAAAAAACGGCAGAAATTCGTTTGGAAGTTAGAAACTCAAAAGGCAAACTTCGTCCCGGACAAAGTGTAACGGCAACAGTTGTAGGAGCTATGGTAGAATCTTCAGTAAACAAAGCGAAGGTGATTCCTGCGGATTGTATTCATAAAATTGAAGGGGAAAATTTTATCTTTGTGCGAAATAGTGATGGATCCTTTTCTGCAAAAAAAGTTGGTGTCGGTAAAATGTATGACCATTGGGTTGAGATTACAAATGGTGTAGAATCGGGTGAAGCAATTGTGGAAGAAGGAAGTTTTGTTTTAAAAAGTGAATATTTAAAATTATAA
- a CDS encoding TolC family protein produces the protein MKSITKFLILFLLGIHSYTVFPKEKAVYELHSKDELFFLGEDSRAQDSKEKWNLEELETFAVTSNPLYLREKQNIGMARGDIITASLYYNPIINMQQQFMGASANAATGKPETSLIYNQPFDMSGVIPQREKVAKQEFLATIASFRDFDRLFRLRLRQNFWTYLYVTEQINYQKEFLENYQDLLDLTKLRAEKGDISFLEYDRLALERVQIEREYRNARILRAQVVKNLRVLIGISDINSPLNIKGRLEFISTREFGIDLNDFDIEERPDLVALKIRQQRERMNIELKKREIIPPLTLGVEFLNKGNENVTGIYAATPLPLFDRKQGEILKSEESYKKLGFDVDAKRNEILSEISAAIKELQARESQLLDYQKMGLLEKNKEVQEKSRLAYIRGASNLVTFLEAEKNYLSVLRSYYEIIYLYYNALEGYKASIGKMDSSEF, from the coding sequence ATGAAATCGATAACGAAGTTTTTGATTTTATTCCTCCTTGGAATTCATTCGTATACAGTTTTTCCAAAGGAAAAAGCAGTGTATGAACTTCATTCTAAAGATGAATTGTTTTTTTTAGGTGAAGATTCCCGTGCCCAAGATTCCAAAGAAAAATGGAATTTAGAGGAATTGGAGACCTTTGCTGTCACAAGCAATCCTCTCTATTTACGTGAAAAACAAAATATTGGAATGGCTCGTGGTGATATCATTACGGCTAGTTTGTATTATAATCCCATAATCAATATGCAACAGCAATTTATGGGGGCTTCTGCCAATGCAGCAACAGGGAAACCAGAAACATCACTTATATACAACCAGCCATTTGATATGAGTGGGGTGATCCCTCAACGTGAGAAAGTCGCCAAACAAGAGTTTTTGGCAACAATTGCTAGTTTTCGCGACTTCGATCGTTTATTTCGATTACGACTAAGACAAAACTTTTGGACTTATCTTTATGTCACTGAACAAATTAACTACCAAAAGGAGTTTTTGGAAAACTACCAAGACCTTTTGGACTTAACCAAACTCAGAGCAGAAAAAGGAGATATTTCTTTTTTAGAATATGATCGTTTGGCTTTGGAACGTGTTCAGATTGAAAGGGAATACCGAAATGCGAGAATCCTTCGGGCGCAAGTGGTAAAAAACTTAAGGGTATTGATTGGGATTTCAGATATCAATTCTCCATTGAATATCAAAGGAAGATTGGAGTTTATTTCCACACGCGAATTTGGGATTGATTTAAACGATTTTGATATTGAGGAAAGACCTGACTTGGTGGCTTTAAAAATTCGCCAACAAAGGGAACGAATGAATATCGAGTTAAAAAAAAGAGAGATCATTCCACCATTGACCCTGGGTGTTGAATTTTTAAACAAAGGAAATGAAAATGTCACGGGTATTTATGCAGCCACTCCGCTTCCTTTATTTGATCGCAAACAAGGTGAGATCTTAAAGTCGGAAGAATCTTATAAAAAATTGGGATTTGATGTGGATGCAAAAAGGAACGAAATTCTTTCCGAGATTTCAGCAGCCATCAAAGAATTGCAAGCTAGAGAATCCCAACTATTGGATTACCAAAAAATGGGGCTTTTGGAAAAAAACAAAGAGGTCCAAGAAAAGTCAAGGCTTGCTTACATTCGTGGTGCATCCAATTTGGTAACTTTTTTGGAAGCTGAAAAAAACTATCTCAGCGTTCTTCGCAGTTATTATGAAATCATTTATCTCTATTACAATGCTTTGGAAGGATACAAAGCTTCTATCGGAAAGATGGATAGCTCGGAGTTTTAA
- a CDS encoding inorganic pyrophosphatase: MKPNYYVAHPWHGLELGPKAPDELDVFIELTPQDTVKYEIDKASGFIRVDRPQKYSNRSPTLYGFIPRTYSGEASGKHCSDVVGRPDIIGDGDPIDICVLSVNPITHGNMILTVIPIGGLRMIDKGEADDKIVAVLKGDEVFGQIKDISEVPKALINKLHHYFLTYKLDPNSPSTGTVEIAEVYDRNEAIKVIQFGIEDYIKKFVTV, encoded by the coding sequence ATGAAACCTAATTATTACGTAGCACACCCTTGGCATGGATTGGAACTTGGACCAAAAGCTCCAGATGAGTTGGATGTATTTATCGAGCTGACTCCTCAAGATACAGTAAAATATGAAATCGATAAAGCCTCTGGTTTTATCCGTGTGGACAGACCTCAAAAGTATAGCAATCGTTCGCCGACTTTGTATGGATTCATTCCTAGAACTTATTCCGGTGAAGCATCCGGTAAACATTGTTCTGATGTCGTGGGAAGACCTGATATTATTGGAGACGGCGATCCGATCGACATTTGTGTTCTCAGTGTTAATCCTATCACCCATGGAAATATGATTCTTACTGTGATTCCAATTGGTGGACTTAGAATGATTGATAAGGGAGAGGCAGATGACAAAATCGTCGCTGTTTTAAAAGGGGACGAAGTGTTCGGTCAAATTAAAGACATTTCAGAAGTTCCGAAAGCTCTTATTAACAAACTTCACCATTACTTTTTAACTTACAAACTAGATCCAAACTCTCCTTCTACAGGCACAGTTGAAATTGCAGAAGTATATGATCGAAATGAAGCCATTAAAGTGATCCAGTTTGGAATCGAAGATTATATAAAGAAATTTGTAACAGTATGA
- a CDS encoding efflux RND transporter permease subunit, with protein MLEKIIQFSIHKRATVLVLTVALTIIGFYNALHLSIDAIPDVTNVQVSAVTSVPGLSPLEVEQFITYPIELEFNGMPKVTEIRSISRTGVSSVTVIFEDGTDIYFARQLVNERLKQAENFIPKSYGRPELSPIATGLGDIYEFALVSESHSPEELRTVMEWEVARQLRSVKGIIDVNVVGGDAKQFQIKIDPKRLLSHNLTLSHITEALEGANVNLGGGYIQKGEEQFVIRGESQFKSIDDIARLSVRTSRDGIPLTLGQIARVETGPALRFGLSTMNGKREVVGGTAMMLLGSNSLQVVSRVKEKMKEIESRLPQGMKIQVYYDRSEFIGRTLSTVFTNLVEAAIIVLVCLILTLGTVKGAFAVALAIPVSMMVATILMNAFGIVGNLMSLGALDFGLLVDGSIVMLESTLHGFLLRKSFLLSKTSAQDMEDGMEEVIMESCIKVVRASAFSVGIILLVYLPLMTLEGVEGRMFRPMAITVAFALGAALLYSITTFPALMSYIYKKPILHESAFWEKFQLKYAEVLTYGMKFKRQFTYAGIGVVLLSFMLASTLGSEFLPRIDEGEIAIDIKRLPSTAINHSRDLNLEMEKVILKFPEAVSVVSRQGRGESAAEPIGSEEGEMMVKLKPRKEWVSAHDREELMELMKNSVNNNVPSSYISLSQPIENRVNALLSGSKADIVIKIYGDDLKTLKSIADNYASKIKKIQGAADLRVQKLLGLPLLEIKMNRGNMARYGVRAEEILTTIETLRVGANAGKVYEGYKRFDLIVRLDADVTDIGVIENVPVMTELGGTVPLGQVTDIMMTEGPAALYHEGLKRRILVEVNVRGRDMIGFVNDVQAATESIESGLPQGYYVDWGGQFENFTRAKNRLAIVIPIAGAIIFAMLFIAFGSVYYALGVFILVPLSLSGGILSLVLRGLPFSIPAGVGFIAAAGISVLNGVVYASALKDQLKVTRDPSKAVVEAAVYTLRAVATTELVAIIGFLPMAIASSAGAEVQRPLATVVMGGVLVATILSRFLLPIAFEFLVKLAQRQEIRQMERERKMNEYFVEEMKKYKATELHDTHGHSHHYEPDHHESHTEDDSKQNKQNQKSKKRGLK; from the coding sequence ATGTTAGAAAAAATCATTCAATTTTCCATTCACAAACGAGCCACTGTACTCGTTTTGACAGTTGCGCTCACCATTATTGGTTTCTACAATGCGCTTCATCTTTCAATCGATGCCATTCCTGATGTGACAAACGTTCAGGTGTCGGCAGTGACTTCGGTCCCTGGTCTTTCTCCTTTAGAAGTAGAACAATTTATCACTTACCCCATAGAACTTGAGTTTAACGGGATGCCAAAAGTCACAGAGATTCGGTCCATCTCAAGAACGGGTGTGAGTTCCGTTACAGTGATTTTTGAAGATGGTACCGACATTTATTTTGCAAGGCAACTTGTGAATGAAAGGCTCAAACAAGCAGAAAACTTTATTCCCAAATCTTACGGAAGGCCAGAACTTTCTCCGATTGCCACTGGTCTTGGTGATATTTATGAATTTGCTCTTGTTTCGGAAAGCCATTCTCCTGAAGAACTTAGAACAGTGATGGAATGGGAAGTGGCAAGGCAACTTCGTTCCGTGAAAGGGATCATTGATGTAAACGTAGTCGGTGGAGATGCCAAACAATTTCAAATCAAAATTGACCCCAAACGACTGTTATCTCATAATTTGACTCTTTCTCATATCACAGAAGCATTGGAAGGTGCCAATGTCAACTTAGGTGGTGGCTACATCCAAAAGGGTGAAGAACAATTTGTCATTCGTGGAGAAAGCCAATTTAAATCCATCGATGACATTGCAAGACTATCTGTAAGGACATCGAGAGATGGGATTCCTTTGACACTGGGTCAAATTGCAAGAGTGGAAACTGGACCTGCCCTCCGTTTTGGTCTCAGTACCATGAACGGCAAACGCGAAGTTGTAGGTGGGACCGCGATGATGTTACTCGGCAGTAACTCCCTCCAAGTCGTGAGTCGAGTGAAAGAAAAAATGAAAGAGATTGAATCACGTCTTCCTCAAGGGATGAAGATTCAAGTTTATTATGATCGTTCTGAATTCATTGGAAGAACTCTTTCGACTGTCTTTACCAATTTGGTGGAAGCAGCCATCATTGTACTTGTTTGTCTCATTTTAACGTTAGGAACAGTAAAGGGAGCCTTCGCCGTTGCGCTTGCAATTCCAGTGTCGATGATGGTGGCTACGATTCTTATGAATGCCTTTGGGATTGTGGGAAATTTGATGTCTCTTGGAGCCCTTGACTTTGGTCTCCTTGTGGACGGTTCCATTGTGATGTTGGAATCCACTCTTCATGGATTTTTACTTCGTAAGAGTTTCCTGCTTTCGAAAACTTCGGCCCAGGACATGGAAGATGGGATGGAAGAAGTGATTATGGAGTCCTGTATCAAAGTGGTCAGGGCATCCGCATTTAGTGTGGGAATTATTTTACTCGTATACTTACCGCTCATGACACTTGAAGGTGTGGAAGGAAGAATGTTCCGTCCAATGGCGATCACCGTTGCTTTTGCATTAGGTGCCGCCCTTCTTTATTCCATTACCACTTTTCCTGCCCTCATGTCGTATATTTATAAAAAACCAATTCTACATGAGTCCGCCTTTTGGGAAAAATTCCAGTTAAAGTATGCGGAAGTCCTTACCTATGGGATGAAGTTCAAACGCCAATTTACTTATGCTGGGATAGGAGTTGTTTTGTTATCTTTTATGCTCGCATCCACTCTTGGTTCCGAATTTTTACCAAGGATTGATGAAGGAGAAATTGCCATCGATATCAAACGATTGCCATCCACTGCCATCAATCATTCTCGTGATTTGAATTTGGAAATGGAAAAGGTGATATTGAAATTTCCAGAAGCGGTCAGTGTAGTTTCGAGACAAGGTAGGGGTGAATCCGCAGCAGAACCCATTGGTTCGGAAGAAGGGGAGATGATGGTGAAATTGAAACCCAGAAAAGAATGGGTTTCGGCGCATGATCGAGAAGAACTAATGGAACTGATGAAAAATTCTGTGAATAATAATGTTCCTTCATCATATATTAGTTTATCTCAACCGATAGAAAACCGCGTCAATGCTTTGTTATCCGGTTCCAAGGCCGATATTGTAATTAAAATTTACGGTGATGATTTAAAAACACTCAAATCCATTGCAGACAATTATGCTTCCAAAATCAAAAAAATCCAAGGGGCTGCTGACTTACGAGTCCAAAAACTTTTAGGTCTCCCTCTTCTCGAAATCAAAATGAATCGTGGAAACATGGCGCGATACGGAGTTCGTGCAGAAGAAATTTTGACAACGATTGAAACACTACGTGTGGGTGCCAATGCAGGAAAGGTTTACGAAGGTTACAAACGATTTGATTTGATTGTTCGTTTAGATGCTGATGTAACAGACATTGGTGTCATTGAAAACGTTCCCGTAATGACTGAGCTAGGTGGGACGGTTCCACTTGGACAAGTCACAGATATTATGATGACGGAAGGCCCAGCTGCACTTTACCACGAAGGACTAAAACGAAGGATCCTTGTCGAAGTGAACGTACGTGGTCGAGATATGATTGGATTTGTGAATGATGTCCAAGCAGCTACTGAGTCCATCGAATCTGGGTTGCCACAAGGGTATTATGTAGATTGGGGTGGCCAGTTTGAAAACTTCACTCGTGCGAAGAATCGTCTTGCCATCGTGATTCCGATTGCTGGTGCCATTATTTTTGCGATGTTATTTATCGCCTTTGGAAGTGTTTATTACGCATTGGGAGTTTTTATTTTAGTGCCACTTTCTCTCTCAGGAGGAATCCTCTCCCTTGTGCTTCGAGGGTTACCTTTTTCCATTCCTGCTGGGGTTGGATTCATTGCTGCTGCCGGTATATCGGTGTTAAACGGGGTCGTTTATGCCTCAGCCCTCAAAGACCAATTGAAAGTCACCCGTGATCCTTCTAAAGCTGTAGTAGAAGCGGCCGTATATACCCTTCGTGCAGTAGCGACCACAGAGCTTGTAGCTATTATTGGATTTTTGCCTATGGCCATTGCCTCTAGTGCGGGAGCAGAAGTCCAAAGACCTTTGGCAACGGTTGTAATGGGTGGAGTGCTTGTGGCGACCATCTTATCACGTTTTCTTCTTCCCATTGCTTTCGAATTTTTAGTCAAACTAGCACAAAGACAAGAAATTAGGCAGATGGAAAGGGAACGTAAGATGAATGAATACTTTGTAGAAGAGATGAAAAAATACAAGGCAACAGAACTTCACGATACCCACGGACATTCACATCATTACGAACCGGATCATCACGAATCACATACGGAAGATGATTCGAAACAAAATAAACAAAATCAGAAATCTAAAAAAAGAGGACTTAAATGA
- a CDS encoding bactofilin family protein — MKDESIDTIISDDITFRGTLSFNQTLKIKGQFKGTITSQGKLIIDETGDVEADVEVGSLVVHGNLKGNVDAKEKVELKKNGKVVGDIKTPGLEVEFGSKIIGNCIM, encoded by the coding sequence ATGAAAGACGAATCTATAGACACCATCATTAGTGACGATATCACTTTTCGCGGAACCCTTTCCTTCAACCAAACATTAAAAATCAAAGGGCAATTCAAAGGTACAATTACCTCTCAAGGCAAACTCATCATTGATGAAACAGGTGATGTAGAAGCCGACGTAGAAGTAGGAAGCCTTGTAGTTCACGGAAACCTCAAAGGAAACGTTGACGCAAAAGAAAAAGTAGAACTTAAAAAAAATGGTAAGGTCGTAGGCGACATCAAAACACCGGGACTCGAAGTAGAATTCGGTTCCAAAATTATTGGCAATTGCATCATGTAA